A region from the Mycolicibacterium phlei genome encodes:
- the rpmI gene encoding 50S ribosomal protein L35: MPKAKTHSGASKRFRRTGTGKIVRQKANRRHLLEHKPTKRTRRLDGRTGVSGNDTARVNKMLNG; the protein is encoded by the coding sequence ATGCCAAAGGCGAAGACTCACAGCGGCGCATCGAAGCGGTTCCGTCGCACCGGCACCGGCAAGATCGTGCGTCAGAAGGCCAACCGCCGCCACTTGCTCGAGCACAAGCCGACCAAGCGGACGCGGCGTCTCGACGGCCGCACGGGCGTGTCGGGCAATGACACCGCCCGCGTCAACAAGATGCTCAACGGCTGA
- the rplT gene encoding 50S ribosomal protein L20, with the protein MARVKRALNAQKKRRTVLKASKGYRGQRSRLYRKAKEQQLHSLNYAYRDRRARKGEFRKLWISRINAAARANDITYNRLIQGLKAAGVEVDRKNLAEIAVSDPGAFTALVEVAKAALPSDVNAPSGEAA; encoded by the coding sequence ATGGCACGCGTCAAGCGCGCACTCAACGCCCAGAAGAAGCGGCGCACAGTCCTGAAGGCCTCCAAGGGTTACCGCGGCCAGCGGTCCCGGCTGTACCGGAAGGCCAAGGAGCAGCAGCTGCACTCGCTGAACTACGCCTACCGGGACCGTCGCGCCCGCAAGGGTGAGTTCCGCAAGCTGTGGATCTCGCGCATCAACGCCGCGGCCCGCGCCAACGACATCACCTACAACCGGCTGATCCAGGGCCTGAAGGCCGCCGGTGTCGAGGTGGACCGCAAGAACCTCGCCGAGATCGCCGTCAGCGATCCGGGTGCCTTCACCGCGCTGGTGGAGGTCGCCAAGGCCGCGCTGCCCAGCGACGTCAACGCACCGTCGGGCGAGGCTGCCTGA